In Helicobacter anatolicus, a single genomic region encodes these proteins:
- a CDS encoding DUF3240 family protein, giving the protein MLEIYLEAELKDKIVDLFLEKGLDNFYCFEAQRYATKDLLVSEKEKVSGRKDYVMIKVFAKKKQIKEVVSWLSDLEENRYFIYTDKKNKDKENI; this is encoded by the coding sequence ATGTTAGAAATTTATTTAGAGGCAGAATTAAAAGATAAAATTGTGGATTTATTTTTAGAGAAAGGATTAGATAATTTTTATTGTTTTGAAGCACAAAGATATGCAACAAAAGATCTTTTGGTGAGTGAAAAAGAAAAAGTAAGTGGTAGAAAAGATTATGTGATGATTAAGGTATTTGCCAAAAAAAAACAGATTAAAGAAGTAGTTTCCTGGCTTAGTGATTTGGAAGAAAATCGTTATTTTATTTATACGGATAAAAAGAACAAAGATAAAGAAAATATCTAA
- a CDS encoding TolC family protein, which produces MKKIIILIVHLQLLAFAYELNYEQFINRVEKNSINLIKNKAQMDSGLQDYRASMAWKTSYIESEIAMGKTTEFNIESTTLLMITPRLPWVSAMLNESLQTKTLQYKKTYDLMKQIAIIGAKRVYFSYILAHEKHQIYKQREQNFLSQLQIAKAKFEAGSVSKKDYVNFKNSYYEAKLARIQIEKELFDLESSLLKLLGLSQKEQKEVAFKVLGLEFGYLGVRVSELEELIKNSPYLEIIALSAKDHGINAKASSYERWDSFEIGAGLQNTTIGNHSENLASIRLQIPIPITRKYDFLKKKYLVLQSASLREGEVTKNNIQVQAKSYYKQLQTKKEYIELQKESIQNKKALVDMSKTAYEAQKVSLFEYLAYQNAYMDSLITLINAKMDYIQTQTLLEETLGVVLQKGKK; this is translated from the coding sequence ATGAAAAAAATAATAATTTTAATTGTTCATTTGCAACTTTTGGCATTTGCTTATGAGTTGAATTATGAGCAATTTATCAATAGGGTTGAAAAAAATTCTATTAATTTGATAAAAAACAAAGCACAAATGGATTCTGGATTACAGGATTATAGGGCCTCAATGGCATGGAAAACCTCGTATATAGAGAGTGAAATTGCTATGGGGAAGACAACAGAATTTAATATTGAAAGCACAACGCTTTTAATGATTACTCCAAGACTTCCTTGGGTGAGTGCAATGCTTAATGAAAGCTTGCAAACTAAAACCTTGCAATATAAAAAAACCTATGATTTAATGAAGCAAATTGCAATTATTGGGGCAAAGAGGGTTTATTTTTCCTATATTTTGGCACATGAAAAACATCAAATCTATAAACAAAGAGAACAAAATTTTCTTTCACAACTTCAAATTGCTAAGGCAAAGTTTGAGGCAGGTAGTGTTTCTAAAAAAGATTATGTAAATTTTAAAAATTCCTATTATGAAGCTAAGCTTGCAAGAATTCAAATAGAAAAAGAATTATTTGATCTTGAAAGTTCGCTTTTAAAACTTCTTGGGTTAAGTCAAAAAGAGCAAAAAGAGGTAGCGTTTAAGGTTTTAGGCTTAGAGTTTGGTTATCTTGGGGTTAGAGTTTCTGAACTTGAGGAATTGATAAAAAATTCTCCTTATTTGGAAATTATTGCTTTAAGTGCAAAAGATCATGGAATTAATGCAAAAGCTTCGAGTTATGAAAGATGGGATAGTTTTGAGATTGGGGCGGGGTTGCAAAATACAACAATTGGTAATCATAGTGAAAATCTTGCATCTATTAGATTACAAATTCCAATTCCCATTACAAGAAAATATGATTTTTTGAAGAAAAAATACCTTGTGCTGCAAAGTGCAAGTTTGCGTGAAGGGGAGGTAACAAAAAATAATATTCAAGTGCAGGCAAAATCTTACTATAAGCAATTGCAGACTAAAAAAGAATATATTGAATTGCAAAAAGAAAGTATACAAAATAAAAAAGCTTTGGTAGATATGAGTAAGACTGCCTATGAAGCACAAAAGGTTAGCCTTTTTGAATATCTTGCTTATCAAAATGCTTATATGGATTCTTTAATTACTTTAATTAATGCAAAAATGGATTATATACAAACACAAACTCTTTTAGAAGAGACTTTGGGTGTTGTATTGCAGAAAGGAAAAAAATGA
- a CDS encoding efflux RND transporter permease subunit codes for MLKRIIEFSLRQRIMIILCALGLLVFGGYSFLTIPIDAFPDISSTQVKLVIKAPGMAPEEVENRVIRPLELELLGLQGEKSLRSISKYAIADITLDFEDDVDIYRARNMVSERITGILDDLPEGVSVTLGPIVSPLSDMFMFTIDGDMSEIKKREIMDFTIRPALRSIRGVADVNSMGGYAKAIAVVPDFNDMARLGVSISDLQQVLKENLKNDGAGKVDRSGETFLVKIQSASLDEESIRNITIPTKNGYLRLGDFCNVVSSYRTRLGFLTKDGKGEAVGGLVLSVKGSNSKETIQRIYEKFEELKNILPKELSINVYYDRSDLTQKAVDTVSKTLIEAIILIVITLFLFLGDLRAAVTVSVILPLALGIAFILMKKYGITANLMSLGGLAIAIGILVDSAVVMVENAFEKLSTNKTLTKLHLIYRACAEISTSVFSGILIIIVFFVPILTLEGLEGKMFRPLALSIVFALLGSLILAMSVIPVVSSIVLKSKDHHETFLVRMLHKFYDPALEFCLKHSKIVFIGAFVFLIICFSLFPYIGKSFMPTLDEGDLVLTIETSPSVSIDQSKELMLRIQQQLREIKEIKSVVGRTGSDELGLDLSGFNQTDIFVSFIPKKEWGVKNKEELIQKIHDQLDGFRGISFTYTQPIDMRVSEMLTGVRGDLAIKVFGDDIDTLNNISSQIVEIIEKVRGASQVFTALNKGVNYLYVIPNKRVMANVGITTEEFSRFMKSSLEGIIVEYIPQGTARIPVLIRQNSEISKDITMLKSLEMSSEKDLPVPISSIAQIQEVDGPVTIYRENARRYSVIRSNVENRDLGGFVQEVQSKIKQEVKMPNGYFITYGGQFENQQRANARLSTVIPLSIVFIFFILFFTFKSIPLSLLILLNIPFAVTGGLVSLFATGQYISVPASVGFIALFGIAVLNGVVMVGYFRELIAQGYSVDEAVERGAKRRLRPVLMTACIAALGLIPMLLSDGVGSEVQKPLAIVVLGGLVTSSMLTLLILPPMFKAIAKKITI; via the coding sequence ATGCTAAAAAGAATTATAGAATTTTCTTTGCGTCAAAGAATCATGATAATTCTTTGTGCATTGGGTTTGTTGGTATTTGGGGGTTATAGCTTTTTAACCATACCTATTGATGCATTTCCAGATATTTCTTCAACACAAGTAAAGCTTGTTATTAAAGCTCCGGGAATGGCACCTGAAGAAGTGGAAAATCGTGTGATTCGCCCTTTGGAATTAGAACTTTTGGGACTACAAGGGGAAAAATCTTTGCGTAGCATTTCTAAGTATGCAATTGCAGATATTACCTTGGATTTTGAAGATGATGTTGATATTTATCGTGCTAGAAATATGGTAAGCGAACGAATTACGGGAATACTTGATGATTTGCCAGAGGGTGTAAGTGTTACTTTAGGACCGATTGTAAGCCCATTGTCAGATATGTTTATGTTTACTATTGATGGAGATATGTCAGAGATTAAAAAGCGTGAAATTATGGATTTTACCATTCGTCCAGCTTTAAGAAGTATTCGTGGGGTAGCAGATGTGAATTCTATGGGTGGATATGCAAAGGCTATCGCAGTTGTCCCAGATTTTAACGATATGGCAAGGCTTGGGGTAAGTATTAGTGACTTACAACAGGTTTTAAAGGAAAATTTAAAGAATGATGGTGCGGGAAAAGTCGATCGCAGTGGTGAGACTTTTTTGGTAAAAATACAATCCGCATCACTAGATGAAGAATCCATTAGAAATATCACAATTCCTACAAAAAATGGTTATTTAAGATTGGGGGATTTTTGTAATGTGGTTTCAAGTTATAGAACAAGGCTTGGATTTTTAACAAAGGATGGTAAGGGTGAAGCGGTAGGTGGTTTGGTTCTCTCTGTGAAGGGATCAAATTCCAAAGAAACTATCCAAAGAATTTATGAAAAATTTGAAGAGTTGAAAAATATTTTACCAAAAGAATTGAGTATTAATGTTTATTATGATCGATCTGACCTTACTCAAAAAGCTGTAGATACAGTAAGTAAGACGCTTATTGAGGCAATCATCTTGATTGTAATTACTTTATTTTTATTTTTGGGTGATTTACGTGCGGCGGTTACGGTGAGTGTAATCTTGCCTCTTGCTTTAGGAATTGCTTTTATTTTGATGAAAAAATATGGAATCACTGCAAATTTAATGAGTCTTGGGGGATTGGCTATTGCAATTGGAATATTAGTAGATTCTGCTGTGGTTATGGTGGAAAATGCTTTTGAAAAGCTAAGTACAAATAAGACATTAACAAAATTACATCTTATTTATCGTGCTTGTGCTGAGATCTCTACATCAGTATTTAGTGGGATTTTGATTATTATTGTCTTTTTTGTACCTATTTTGACGCTAGAGGGTTTAGAAGGAAAAATGTTTAGACCTCTAGCACTTAGTATTGTATTTGCCTTGCTTGGATCATTGATTTTAGCAATGAGTGTGATTCCTGTAGTGAGTTCTATTGTTTTAAAATCAAAAGATCATCATGAAACTTTTTTAGTGAGAATGTTGCATAAATTTTATGATCCAGCTTTGGAATTTTGTCTTAAACATAGCAAAATAGTATTTATCGGAGCTTTTGTATTTTTAATTATTTGTTTTTCGCTTTTTCCCTATATTGGTAAATCTTTTATGCCAACTTTAGATGAGGGAGATTTAGTTTTGACGATTGAAACAAGTCCATCGGTTTCTATAGATCAATCCAAGGAATTGATGTTGAGAATCCAGCAACAACTCAGAGAAATCAAAGAGATTAAGTCTGTTGTGGGGCGGACTGGTTCTGATGAATTAGGGTTAGATTTATCTGGGTTTAATCAAACAGATATTTTTGTTTCTTTTATTCCTAAAAAAGAATGGGGGGTAAAAAATAAAGAAGAGTTGATACAAAAAATCCATGACCAACTCGATGGGTTTAGGGGGATAAGTTTTACTTATACACAGCCAATTGATATGCGTGTATCTGAAATGTTAACAGGTGTAAGAGGGGATTTAGCAATTAAGGTTTTTGGTGATGATATTGATACACTTAATAATATTAGTTCACAAATTGTAGAAATTATTGAAAAAGTTCGTGGTGCTAGTCAAGTTTTTACTGCATTAAATAAGGGGGTAAATTATTTGTATGTAATTCCAAATAAGCGCGTAATGGCAAATGTGGGGATTACAACAGAAGAGTTTTCAAGATTCATGAAATCTTCCCTAGAGGGTATTATTGTAGAATATATTCCTCAAGGAACTGCAAGAATTCCAGTTTTGATTCGACAAAATAGTGAAATTTCTAAAGATATTACAATGTTAAAAAGTTTAGAAATGAGTTCAGAAAAAGATCTTCCTGTGCCAATTAGTTCAATTGCACAAATTCAGGAGGTCGATGGCCCTGTAACAATTTATCGTGAAAACGCAAGAAGATATAGTGTAATTAGAAGTAATGTAGAAAATAGAGATTTGGGTGGTTTTGTGCAAGAAGTGCAGAGTAAAATCAAACAAGAAGTAAAAATGCCTAATGGATATTTTATCACTTATGGTGGACAATTTGAAAATCAGCAAAGAGCAAATGCAAGGCTTTCTACAGTAATACCATTAAGTATTGTATTTATTTTCTTTATTTTATTTTTTACTTTTAAAAGCATTCCTTTATCCTTACTTATTTTATTAAACATTCCTTTTGCAGTGACTGGTGGACTTGTTTCATTGTTTGCAACAGGGCAGTATATTTCTGTACCTGCAAGTGTTGGATTTATTGCACTTTTTGGAATCGCGGTATTAAATGGTGTGGTAATGGTGGGGTATTTTAGAGAATTGATTGCACAAGGATATAGTGTAGATGAGGCAGTAGAAAGAGGTGCAAAGCGAAGACTAAGACCTGTATTAATGACGGCTTGTATCGCGGCATTAGGGCTTATCCCGATGCTACTTTCAGATGGTGTGGGATCAGAAGTGCAAAAGCCACTTGCGATAGTTGTTTTGGGCGGACTTGTAACTTCAAGTATGTTGACTTTATTGATTTTGCCACCAATGTTTAAAGCGATTGCAAAAAAGATTACGATATAA
- a CDS encoding MnmC family methyltransferase — protein MDKKLQSADGSITYYSHLFDECYHSLKDGAYNETIHKYIKPPFLFGNFSNRPLKILDICFGLGYNSFLSFEAYKNYPYLVQIIAPEIDKSVLDKIALLNYPNLTLDKTKILQQIKNQCPVQLAPNFTLQVHFCDALIFIPTLQDIDIIYLDAFSQKSTPQFWNQNFFEILYKILKSDGMIMSYSTHKTIYQNAKKVGFRVYKYDNQVCRKSSIFTKNLILNNEKLEII, from the coding sequence ATGGATAAAAAGCTCCAAAGTGCAGATGGGAGCATTACTTATTATAGCCATCTTTTTGATGAGTGCTACCATAGCCTCAAAGATGGCGCATATAATGAAACAATCCACAAATACATAAAACCACCCTTTTTATTTGGTAATTTTTCTAATCGTCCACTAAAGATTCTAGATATTTGCTTTGGGCTGGGTTATAATAGTTTTTTAAGCTTTGAAGCCTATAAAAATTATCCTTATCTTGTACAAATTATTGCACCAGAAATTGATAAAAGCGTATTGGATAAAATTGCCTTACTAAATTATCCTAATCTTACCCTTGATAAGACAAAGATCTTACAACAAATTAAAAATCAATGCCCTGTGCAACTTGCTCCGAATTTCACACTACAAGTACATTTTTGCGATGCACTTATTTTTATCCCAACATTGCAAGATATCGATATTATCTATCTAGACGCATTTTCTCAAAAATCCACCCCACAATTTTGGAATCAAAATTTTTTTGAAATACTATATAAAATCCTTAAGTCTGATGGAATGATAATGAGCTATTCCACACATAAAACTATCTATCAAAATGCCAAAAAAGTGGGATTTAGAGTATATAAATATGATAATCAAGTCTGTAGAAAAAGTTCAATTTTTACAAAAAACCTCATCTTGAATAATGAAAAATTAGAAATAATTTAA
- a CDS encoding efflux RND transporter periplasmic adaptor subunit produces the protein MKKFLVVLGMLCGIYAYDEVKISANEIKKLGIRTIVVGEGVKTKGIPFNAYVDFDSKTSITQSSTIDAIVVALHKRGGEKVQKGDVICEISSNELNNLFFELENAQNRYRIAQEIEAKDKKLFKSGVISQREYQVSYLNANELRLKVMQLQTTFNTFGIDSKNPKGEFGFRIIAKESGVLAIAPKQTGEKIFAFTPYIRITDGVDLLAYLRVPINMANYVKTGAKVFNKLGEYVGEIKTISVVIDHTTNTVVATALLNQTRYKVGETIELYVDGSFSKNSLVIPSDTVIKSENDYLVFKKTKSGFLPIKVKILEEKNKAFIVDSFNQIKAGDVIATGAIITLKGIMNNIGD, from the coding sequence ATGAAAAAATTCTTAGTAGTATTAGGAATGTTATGTGGTATTTATGCATATGATGAGGTAAAAATCTCTGCTAATGAAATTAAAAAATTAGGAATACGAACTATTGTTGTGGGCGAAGGCGTAAAAACAAAAGGAATACCTTTTAATGCATATGTAGATTTTGATTCTAAAACTTCGATTACACAAAGTTCTACAATTGATGCGATTGTGGTAGCGTTACATAAAAGAGGTGGGGAGAAGGTGCAAAAAGGCGATGTGATTTGTGAGATTAGTTCTAATGAATTAAATAATTTATTTTTTGAGTTGGAAAATGCACAAAATCGCTATAGAATTGCGCAAGAAATTGAAGCAAAAGATAAAAAACTTTTTAAATCTGGAGTGATTTCTCAAAGAGAATATCAAGTAAGTTATCTTAATGCCAATGAATTACGTCTAAAGGTTATGCAACTTCAGACAACATTTAATACTTTTGGAATTGATTCTAAAAATCCAAAGGGAGAATTTGGTTTTCGTATTATTGCAAAAGAAAGTGGAGTTTTAGCTATTGCGCCTAAGCAAACAGGGGAAAAAATTTTTGCATTTACTCCTTACATCCGTATTACAGATGGTGTAGATTTATTAGCCTATCTTCGTGTGCCTATTAATATGGCAAATTATGTAAAAACAGGTGCAAAAGTTTTTAATAAATTAGGTGAGTATGTTGGAGAGATTAAAACAATTTCTGTAGTAATAGATCACACAACAAATACAGTGGTAGCTACTGCTTTGCTTAATCAAACTCGTTATAAAGTTGGAGAAACTATTGAACTTTATGTAGATGGAAGTTTTTCTAAAAACTCTTTAGTAATTCCATCAGATACGGTGATTAAAAGCGAGAATGATTATCTCGTGTTTAAAAAAACAAAATCAGGATTCCTACCCATAAAAGTTAAAATTTTGGAAGAAAAAAATAAAGCATTTATTGTAGATTCTTTTAATCAAATTAAGGCAGGGGATGTAATTGCAACAGGTGCAATTATTACACTTAAGGGTATAATGAATAATATAGGAGATTAA
- a CDS encoding polysaccharide deacetylase family protein — protein MRVITYHFIRKFDTNFPFFKYLSFENFCRQLDFFENKYGFVKLEDFLSLCQKPSNFANFHRIKGKILLTFDDAYREHFTLVLPELKRRGLFGIFFIPTGIYQNKKVLDVHKIYYLLGKHGGKKLVTIGNFLAKDFFLKKIVGILRSDYDEIFFITEFKKFFNSLKNYSLREKFLNKIALELNEEEEKIFSEFYIAIEELKNIYKNQMIGSHSVNHYILSDLDKKSQEQEIAESFQFLENLFGTLEPKLFCYPYGMCDTFTKTTQKILENQRCDFSFSSESRDVELKDFLHYKQRLPRYDCSEFLFGIPTFGNLV, from the coding sequence ATGAGGGTGATTACTTATCACTTTATTAGAAAATTTGATACAAATTTCCCTTTTTTTAAATATCTTTCTTTTGAGAATTTTTGCAGACAGCTTGATTTTTTTGAAAATAAATATGGTTTTGTTAAATTGGAGGATTTTTTATCTTTATGTCAAAAACCTTCAAATTTTGCAAACTTTCATAGAATTAAAGGAAAAATTTTATTGACTTTTGATGATGCTTATAGAGAGCATTTTACATTGGTGTTGCCAGAACTTAAGAGGCGTGGTCTTTTTGGAATCTTTTTTATTCCAACAGGAATATATCAAAATAAAAAAGTTTTAGATGTGCATAAGATTTATTATTTGCTAGGTAAGCATGGGGGTAAAAAGTTGGTAACAATTGGAAATTTTTTAGCAAAAGATTTTTTCCTAAAAAAGATTGTTGGTATCTTAAGATCTGATTATGATGAAATATTTTTTATTACAGAATTCAAGAAATTTTTCAATAGTTTAAAAAATTATAGTCTTAGAGAGAAATTTTTAAATAAGATAGCATTGGAGCTTAATGAGGAAGAAGAGAAGATTTTTAGTGAATTTTATATAGCAATAGAAGAGTTGAAAAATATATATAAAAATCAAATGATTGGTTCTCATAGTGTAAATCATTATATTTTATCAGATTTGGATAAAAAATCACAAGAACAAGAAATTGCAGAATCTTTTCAATTTTTGGAAAATCTTTTCGGCACCTTAGAACCAAAATTATTTTGTTATCCTTATGGAATGTGTGATACTTTTACAAAAACTACTCAGAAAATTTTAGAAAATCAAAGATGTGATTTTTCTTTTAGTTCAGAATCTAGAGATGTAGAATTAAAAGATTTTCTTCATTATAAACAGAGATTGCCTAGGTATGATTGTAGTGAATTTTTATTTGGCATTCCAACTTTTGGCAATTTGGTATAG